The following is a genomic window from Niabella soli DSM 19437.
TTGCCTAATTTTTCTTTGCGCGAGGCATCGCTCCTTATTTGTTTAAAAAGCGCTGTAGAATCATTTTTATAACCATTCGGCCATAGATGAAACCATATAAAGTTCAATGTTTCGGGCGAATTATTTTTGTAAGAGATCGTTTCTTTGGCCGTAACGGTGTTGTCTTTGTCGTTAAGCGTTGCCTCCATATTGTATTGCAGTTGTTGTTGCCAGTAACCCTCCTGGGCAAATCCTGCAAGGGCAGAGAAAACGAAAAGGGTAAGAAAGAATTTTTTCATGTATTTTTTTTATCGCCGGGGGCGGATTTATAATGCACCCTTCAGGGCAGGTTTTTAAAGATAGGGTAAAAAATGAAACCGGGTAGTATTTCCGGCAAACCGCATTGGTTGTAAAAGGGTGCTTATTTACGAATGTAGCGACTGATTTTTACGGTGTTGAAGGGAATGGTCTTACACTGCCGGAACGGTCTTTCTTACAAAAGATTTAACAAGAAGCATACCCGCTACGAAGCCGCCGATATGTGCGGCATAGGCCACCCCGGCTTCCGCCTGCGCGTGCAGGGAATTATACTGGCTTACCACCTGCATCAGGATCCAGATGCCCAGGGTTATTATGGCCGGTACGCGGAAGGTGAAAGCAATAAGCAGTATCCGTATCCTGTTTCTGGGGAATAAAATAATGTAGCCCCCGAGCACGCCGGATATAGCCCCCGATGCACCCAGGCTGGGAACATACAACCCATCATTTAATAAAGCAGACATAAACACATGACTGAGCGAAGCCAGCATCCCGCAGATCAAATAGAAGGCAAGATAGCGGGCGTGCCCCATTACATTCTCCAGGTTGTCTCCAAAAATGGAGAGGTAAAGCATATTGCCAAGGATATGCGCAATGCTGCC
Proteins encoded in this region:
- a CDS encoding rhomboid family intramembrane serine protease, coding for MFPIGDDNTGRTLTPYINYLLIALNIFVFVYYQALGTNQYMIASLSTVPAEILSGHDIAGNGLAPTPIPVYATILSSMFMHGSIAHILGNMLYLSIFGDNLENVMGHARYLAFYLICGMLASLSHVFMSALLNDGLYVPSLGASGAISGVLGGYIILFPRNRIRILLIAFTFRVPAIITLGIWILMQVVSQYNSLHAQAEAGVAYAAHIGGFVAGMLLVKSFVRKTVPAV